From the genome of Danio rerio strain Tuebingen ecotype United States chromosome 2, GRCz12tu, whole genome shotgun sequence, one region includes:
- the ptgs2a gene encoding prostaglandin G/H synthase 2a precursor (The RefSeq protein has 2 substitutions compared to this genomic sequence) has protein sequence MNKLVCLVLLSSIWIFPGEGYDPCCAQPCQNQGVCLSKGADAYECDCTRTGYYGENCTTPELLTRIKSALKPRPNVVHHILTHYKSIWDIINSISYLRDGIMRYILLSRSHLVESPPTYNADYGYKSWEAYSNLSYYTRTLAPLPQNCPTPDLPNAKQVVEQVLLRKQFIPDPQRSSLMFAFFAQHFSHQFFKSDFKKGPAFTKALGHGVDLGHIYGETLEVQHKLRLFKDGKLKYQVVDGEVYPPLVKDVQVEMHYPPHIPEEQKFAVGHEAFGLVPGLMMYATIWLREHNRVCDIMKQEHPDWDDERIFQTTRLILIGETIKIVIEDYVQHLSGYNFKLKFDPELIFSERFQYQNRIAAEFNTLYHWHPLLPDNFQIQDQIYGYHQFVFNNSIVTTHGIRNMVDSFTKQTAGRVSGGRNLPPAVQGVAVKVLEQTRQMRYQSFNAYRRRFNMKPYSSFEEMTGDKDLAAQLKELYGHVDKVELYPGLLVEKSRPNSVFGETMVEMGAPYSLKGLMGNAICSPEYWKPSTFGGKVGFDIVNSASLKKLVCLNISGPCPMVSFQVPDVKFQSSENVNSSSVHSTVNNINPTVVLNERSSEL, from the exons ATGAATAAACTGGTTTGCTTGGTCCTACTTTCAAGCATTTGGATCTTTCCTGGTGAAGGAT ACGACCCTTGCTGTGCACAGCCTTGCCAAAACCAGGGCGTGTGTTTATCCAAGGGAGCTGATGCTTATGAATGTGACTGCACCAGGACAGGATATTATGGTGAAAACTGCACTACCC CTGAGCTTCTCACACGCATCAAATCAGCTCTGAAACCAAGACCAAATGTAGTGCATcatattttaacacattataaatcAATCTGGGATATCATCAACAGCATCTCTTACCTGAGGGATGGCATAATGCGCTATATCCTGTTGT CAAGGTCCCATTTGGTTgaaagtccaccgacgtacaatGCTGATTATGGCTACAAAAGCTGGGAAGCGTACTCTAATTTGTCCTATTACACCCGCACCCTTGCCCCGTTGCCCCAAAACTGCCCAACGCCTGATCTCCCAAATGCCAAGCAGGTGGTGGAGCAGGTGCTGTTGAGGAAGCAGTTCATCCCTGATCCACAGAGGAGCAGTCTCATGTTTGCTTTCTTCGCCCAGCATTTCTCTCACCAGTTCTTCAAGTCGGACTTTAAAAAGGGACCAGCCTTCACCAAAGCCCTGGGTCATGGA GTGGATCTGGGGCATATTTATGGAGAGACGCTGGAGGTTCAACACAAACTTCGTCTGTTTAAAGATGGAAAGCTTAAATACCAG GTTGTGGATGGTGAGGTGTACCCTCCGCTTGTGAAGGACGTCCAGGTGGAGATGCACTACCCTCCTCATATCCCGGAAGAGCAGAAATTTGCTGTGGGCCATGAGGCCTTTGGTCTGGTTCCAGGTTTGATAATGTATGCTACCATTTGGCTCCGTGAGCACAACCGTGTCTGTGACATCATGAAGCAGGAACATCCTGACTGGGATGATGAGAGAATCTTCCAAACCACTCGTCTCATCCTGATTG GTGAGACCATCAAAATTGTGATCGAGGACTATGTTCAGCACTTGAGTGGATACAACTTCAAGCTCAAGTTTGACCCAGAGCTCATCTTCAGTGAGCGTTTCCAGTACCAGAACCGTATTGCGGCCGAATTCAATACCCTGTATCACTGGCATCCACTGTTGCCGGACAACTTTCAGATCCAGGATCAGATCTACGGCTATCACCAGTTTGTGTTTAACAACTCTATCGTCACCACACATGGCATTCGCAACATGGTGGACTCCTTCACCAAACAGACTGCTGGACGG GTGTCTGGTGGACGTAACCTGCCACCTGCAGTTCAAGGAGTCGCTGTTAAAGTTCTGGAACAAACCAGACAGATGCGCTATCAATCTTTCAATGCATACAGAAGACGCTTCAACATGAAGCCCTACTCATCCTTTGAGGAGATGACAG GAGACAAAGATCTGGCTGCCCAGCTGAAGGAGCTGTACGGTCACGTAGACAAGGTTGAGCTGTATCCTGGCCTTCTTGTGGAGAAATCCAGACCCAACTCTGTGTTTGGGGAGACTATGGTGGAAATGGGAGCTCCCTACTCTCTCAAAGGCCTCATGGGAAATGCTATTTGTTCTCCTGAATACTGGAAGCCCAGCACATTTGGTGGGAAAGTGGGATTTGACATCGTTAACTCGGCTTCACTGAAGAAATTGGTGTGTTTGAACGTCAGTGGGCCCTGTCCGATGGTGTCCTTTCAGGTGCCAGATGTGAAATTTCAGAGTTCAGAAAACGTGAATTCAAGTTCAGTGCACTccacagtaaataatataaatccaACTGTTGTTTTGAACGAGCGGAGTTCAGAGCTGTAA